In the Triticum aestivum cultivar Chinese Spring chromosome 2B, IWGSC CS RefSeq v2.1, whole genome shotgun sequence genome, ACTTTGCCCGTCGTCCACGGCCACTCCCCCCGTCATCGCGCCCCATATGCTCGTCCCCAGGACGCACGGCAAAAATAGCGCACGCGTGGCGTTGGTAACAAACGTGTGCCGTGCGATCGGTCCATCCATACGATCGAATTGAACGCACCGCCTTTTCCCTCCCGATCCTTCCACCCCGGAGCGCGCCTCCGACCCCCGCGTTACGACACGCGCTCTATATAAGCTCGGCACGGCGATCACCATCCACCACACAACGAAAGCAACATCTAGCCAGCGATCGAGACAGCAAGAAGCTCACTCAACTACCCCCAGTCCCGATCACAGGTAGCTAGTCACTCGGCGCAATCGGCATGGCCAGCAAGTCGGCGTCCCTGCTGATCCTCGCGGCGCTGGTGGCCGCGGCGTGCCTCGCCGGGCTGGGCTCGGCGGCGCGCAGCGTGCCGGCGGAGAAGCCCGCGGAGGACGCGGTGAAGCGGCCGGACACGTTCCAGGAGGGGACGGTGCTGATCCCGGGGATCGGGCGGTACGAGCTGGGCACCCACTACATCCCGGACATCGGCGGGCTGGACCACAGCATCCCGGCCGCCGCCAGCGGGCAGTTCATCCCCGGCGCCGACGACACCTGGGTGCCCAACCCGGGCTTCGAGGTGCCCAACCCCTTCCGCCCCCGCTCCGAGTCCCCCTGATGGGCCgagccggccggccggccagcACGCCCACGTTACGCCCATCGTCCGTCCAGTTGCACCGATCCATCTACTACTTGGTAGAGCTAGCCTGCTACAAATCATTTTCCGCTAGCTTTTTTGGTTGCTATAATAAAATAGCTGCTGCTACATAGCCATGCATGCATGTCCGATGCATGCATGTGTCTGCGACTGCGTTCGCGCCGTCGACGTCTCGTGTTTGATTGAAGTGTACGTGTAGTCGTGTATGGGATATGGATGGATGCATAGGAAGCACCCATCGCATGTCTCGCTTGGTTTGTTGTTGCCAGTGTAATGTGCTTGGTTTGTTGTTGCCAGTGTAATGTGTTTCAGTTCAGTAAGTTTTTTGAATGATGAAGAATTATGCATGATCGATTAAGCTTGATATCGCCATCGTACAGTGTCATGTGCCATATACTCGTTAATTGCTGCCGAGAGCTCGAACCAAAATCATCGGACGTACGGAACAGACAGAAGAGCTCAGTGAGTACACGAAGATAGCGTAATAATTAAGTGGGTGCACCGGAAACGTGGGTCACGGTGGTGGTGGTGTGTACACTTGAGCCAATGACAGTTCAGCGATGGAGCCCCTTATTTAGCTCGCTTGGTGCTGAGGTAGGAGTAGGACACGATGACAGGGAATCAGATAAGCCAGTTCAAATATGGTGTAGTCGGGGGTAGGTATGGTGGAAGGGGCCGTAGTCATTGGTCGCTGCATGGAGCGATGGTCGGAGGCGGACGTACGTACACCATGCGTGAGTTTTGATCTGCAGGTGGAATAACGTTTATCTTTTACGGGAGATGTGGAGGAATGATTTAGAGCAACTCTAACGGATCCCCTAACCTTTACAGGAGGATAAATGCGGGTTTTCTCCTGTAAACCGAAACTAACCGAACCTCGCCGTCCGCAATGCCTAAATATACTCAGCCGAGCCGACGCGCAGtaaaccacccccccccccccccccccccccgcccaatcCACGCCGACACGCCCCCCTCCCTCGCCCACAACCACTCCGCCACCCATCCCCGGCCAACCATGGAATTTTTTTTTCACCCGCAAAAGAAAACATGGATTTTTTCGAAGATAGTCAGCAATATTTTCACCGAGCAGACCTGACTATATGGCCCTTTGATAAAAGTATCGTGCCGGCCCAAAGACCTGAGCTTGAGGATTGGCCTGAGACGCGAGCTAAACTGGACGGCACGGCACAACACGGCTGCGGGCCGGCCCACATTGCTTTTCGTCCTTGTGGGTCGTTTTGATCTTCTGGCCGTTTCGGCCTTTCAGACCTTTTGCTTTTAGGTTAAGAAAATGGCCAAAACTGCTTAAAAAACGAAAAAGCTATAAAAGACCAAAAcagcgaaatcactagttaaggagtactccttgcggagatcacttcaACTTTCTCAGATTGCggcaagtggcgcgctgcatgtgcgccacttgtcgcaaccgggaagttttcccttttttcgtagatccgtttattcagaacgttttatctcttaaatcgtgcgtccaaatctcgaaccgctttcgctgttggattcctcgcgtcgagatcttcaaaactagatcccatgttgataggttttgacgaaaaaaaattcatgaaaaaaccggacgaaaaaaaaccgaaccgggaacacaaatttttttccctttccgaaagtggcacgcccgtgcctctgacaaaatcacaaccgtgcctctcgcgatagaaaaaaacccagaaaacacggttttcccttttcgaaagaggcatgcccgtgcctctcgcggaagcaaaaccgtgcctctcgtgaaagaaaaaaaaacagaaaatgtgtttttttcatttccgaggaggcacggtcgtgactctcgcgaaagcacattcgtgcctctcgcggaagcaaaactgtgcctctcgcgaaaggaaaaaacagaaaacacgtttttttccgtttccaagaggcacggccatgcctctcgcgaaatcacaaccgtgcctctcgcaaaaacaAAACCGTGACCCTcgcgaaaaaaatgtgtttttttgcgcaaaaaaaatatttttttcaaaaaaaaatattgatcgaaaagctagggaagaccggtgaaaaccaaaacataaaaaaaacacgtttaaaaagccgaaaacacatacagaaaaataaaaaaacaaaattcaaAGGAAACGCCTAAAGCGCGACACGTGTCGAATGGCTGAGAACGCAtcaagtgacgctgatcgttggGAGGCTgtcgaaggagcgctcgttaattagttggtCTGCCAAAACAGGGGCTAACTTGGACCGCGAGTCAGGCTGTGTCGTGCCAGTCCGCGAATAAAAGGCCGTATGGATCTTAAAAGCACGGCCCATACGGGTCGACGGCACAAACAGTTCCACCAACCCAGGAAACTTAACCCAATCCACTCACCACAGAACGTGAGCGTGAGTGAAACGGCCTCCCCTGCTGCTACGCAACAGGCAGCAACGACTTCCCCCACCACTCGGCGGCACCAGTTCCCCTCCCCATCCATCCGAACGCCCGCACGCCCCAGCACCTCTCACCATGACTCAGGAAGACGCGCATGCGCCCGTGAACTTCTGGGGCGAGCACCCGGCGATGGAGGCGGAGTACTACGCAGCCCTCGGCGCGGAGGGCGAGTCCTCCTACTTCACCACGCCGGACGACGCGGGCGCGCGCCGCCTCTTCACGCGCTCGTGGCGCCCGGCTGCTGGTGGGGGCGTCAGCGCGCGGCCGAGGGCGCTCGTATTCATGGTCCATGGCTACGGCAACGACATTAGCTGGACGTTCCAGGCCACGGCCGTCTTCCTGGCCCGCTCCGGCTtcgcctgcttcgccgccgacCTCCCCGGCCACGGCCGCTCCCACGGCCTGCAGGCCTTCGTCCCCGATCTTGAGGTCGCCGTCGCCGACCTCCTCGCCTTCTTCCGGtccgtccggcggcgcgaggagcacGCCGGGCTGCCGTGCTTCCTGTTCGGGGAGTCAATGGGCGGGGCCATCTGCCTGCTGATCCACCTCCGCACGCCGCCGGAGGAGTGGGCGGGGGCCGTGCTGGTGGCGCCCATGTGCAGGATCTCCGATCGGATCCGGCCGCGCTGGCCGGTGCCGGAGATCCTCACCCTCGTGTCGCGGTTCGCGCCGACTCTCCCCATCGTGCCCACGGCCGACCTCATCGAGAAGTCCGTCAAGGTGCCCGCCAAGCGCCTGATCGCCGCGCGCAACCCCATGCGCTACAACGGCCGGCCCAGGCTCGGCACCGTCATGGAGCTGCTGCGCGCCACCGACGAGCTCGGCGCGCGCCTCGGCGAGGTCACCATCCCGTTCCTCGTCGTGCACGGCAGCGCCGACGAGGTGACCGACCCCGCCGTCAGCCGCGCGTTGTACGAGGCCGCGGCCAGCAAGGACAAGACCATCAAGATGTACGACGGGATGCTCCACTCCATGCTCTTCGGCGAGCCGGAGGAGAACATCGAGCGCGTCCGGGGCGACATCCTCGCCTGGCTCAGCGAGAGATGCACGCCGGCAGCAACTTCCTAACAAACATAGAAAAGAAACAAACAATGCATTCTATTCGGATTGTGCAATGATAAATTGTTTCATGTGCAAATGTGCGATGATtctgtctctctctatatatacacacatatatatTTGATAAGCTGTCTTTGGTCAACTTTACATGATCTCGGTATACAAAATGGTTGTCTCCTGATCAATGAAAGAATGCTGCCAGTTTGCGGTGCGTCCGGTTGATTGTATCAGCTCTCTGCCGGAGCCAGCGTTGGATCTGCTGGAGCCGGCGTTGGATCAGCTGGGGCTGGCGCTGAAGCTGCTGCCGGCAGTACAAGGCGTTCCCGGCCCTGTATCAGCTTGGCGGAGCGAATTTTATCTCCAGCCTTAATCTGTGAAAGGACATCTCTTCCGTCTGTGGCATACCTGCAGATGTTTGTTTCCACACGGAAGTTCTTTCCTTTTAATCCACAGGAAGATATCAATTCTTTTTAGGGACCATAATATCTGATCatttctagtactccctccgttcctaaatactccctccgtcccatacagatggagggagtatttgtctttttagagatttcaaatggactaccacatgcggatgtatagtatatagacatattttagagtgtagattcactcattttactccgtatgtagtcacttgttgaaatctctagaaagacaaatatttaggaatggagggagtactatctaTTCATGGGAGTGTAATATTAAGTCGTGACTTACCCAAAAACTGAAAATTGTCCCTCCTCGAAAGATATTCCTCCTAAACCAGACTGCAAACAACAGAGAAATTATCACAAATCAAACTATTTACACAGTTGATGCTTCTACTCCTAGACAGTGCAATAACCCCGAAGCAGATGGTAGAGGAGATTGGACATTCATAACTATTTCATTACTTGAGTGGCCTTGGTAGTGCCTGTGTTTGCATAGATATTTCTAACTAATAGCATTCAAGAATTATATAACTTTTTTATAATAAGTGTGATGATAGTTTGACTGATGAACCCCCAGGGTTCTTACTTAGTCAATTAATGAACGATGTAATTCTTATTTgatttaataaagctagccatgatagcctttccccccaaaaaaagaattatataatttttcatacatggcACAAAGCAACCCTAGGACAGCAAATATGGTTCACAAAAGGAGAAGAA is a window encoding:
- the LOC123044524 gene encoding putative cell wall protein, which translates into the protein MASKSASLLILAALVAAACLAGLGSAARSVPAEKPAEDAVKRPDTFQEGTVLIPGIGRYELGTHYIPDIGGLDHSIPAAASGQFIPGADDTWVPNPGFEVPNPFRPRSESP
- the LOC123044526 gene encoding caffeoylshikimate esterase; amino-acid sequence: MTQEDAHAPVNFWGEHPAMEAEYYAALGAEGESSYFTTPDDAGARRLFTRSWRPAAGGGVSARPRALVFMVHGYGNDISWTFQATAVFLARSGFACFAADLPGHGRSHGLQAFVPDLEVAVADLLAFFRSVRRREEHAGLPCFLFGESMGGAICLLIHLRTPPEEWAGAVLVAPMCRISDRIRPRWPVPEILTLVSRFAPTLPIVPTADLIEKSVKVPAKRLIAARNPMRYNGRPRLGTVMELLRATDELGARLGEVTIPFLVVHGSADEVTDPAVSRALYEAAASKDKTIKMYDGMLHSMLFGEPEENIERVRGDILAWLSERCTPAATS